A section of the Kribbella sp. HUAS MG21 genome encodes:
- a CDS encoding C4-type zinc ribbon domain-containing protein, translated as MLDLQDLDLQLDQIAHKRASLPEHQALKDLTAEKSVVDRQLVTADTEVSDLQREQKKADSDVEQVKQRRARNQQRLDSGQVTSPRDLENLQHEIGSLDRRISDLEDTELEVMEKLEAAEAVQGDLRARAEAFAGRQSELETSRDAALKELDEQRAGVADQRSAVAAELPEPLVTQYQKLRERNGGIGAAPLVGKRCMGCRMELAPSDLTRFKAAAPDAVLRCEECGRILVRTSESAV; from the coding sequence TTGCTGGACCTGCAGGATCTCGACCTGCAGCTGGATCAGATCGCGCACAAGCGCGCCTCGCTGCCCGAGCACCAGGCGCTCAAGGACCTGACCGCCGAGAAGTCCGTGGTGGACCGCCAACTCGTCACCGCCGACACCGAGGTCAGCGACCTGCAGCGTGAGCAGAAGAAGGCCGACTCCGATGTCGAGCAGGTCAAGCAGCGCCGGGCGCGCAACCAGCAGCGGCTCGACTCCGGTCAGGTGACCTCGCCGCGCGACCTGGAGAACCTGCAGCACGAGATCGGTTCGCTCGACCGGCGGATCTCCGACCTGGAGGACACCGAGCTCGAGGTGATGGAGAAGCTCGAGGCCGCGGAGGCGGTGCAGGGTGACCTGCGGGCCCGCGCCGAGGCGTTCGCCGGCCGCCAGTCCGAGCTCGAGACCAGCCGCGACGCCGCGCTCAAGGAGCTCGACGAGCAGCGCGCCGGGGTCGCCGACCAGCGCTCCGCCGTCGCCGCCGAGCTGCCGGAGCCGCTGGTCACGCAGTACCAGAAGCTGCGTGAGCGCAACGGCGGGATCGGCGCCGCGCCGCTGGTCGGCAAGCGCTGCATGGGCTGCCGGATGGAGCTCGCGCCCTCCGACCTGACCCGCTTCAAGGCTGCCGCGCCGGACGCCGTACTGCGCTGCGAGGAGTGCGGACGCATCCTGGTGCGGACGTCGGAGAGCGCGGTATGA
- a CDS encoding TetR/AcrR family transcriptional regulator, which yields MPTTKEAPSARQQELLERAYAYSLTHGLADLSLRPLATAIGSSPRVLLFLFGSKDGLIRALLARARADELELLRQIDERYDDPPGLTVIARELWTWLAAPERRPLMTFWVEAYGRSLVAPEGPWADFARSTVADWLELLAASEPGQSAARRTAVLAMLRGALIDLLATGDLDRTTAAVEDYLED from the coding sequence GTGCCGACCACTAAGGAAGCTCCGTCCGCGCGCCAGCAGGAACTGCTGGAGCGCGCGTACGCCTACTCGCTCACGCACGGCCTCGCCGACCTGTCGCTGCGCCCGCTGGCGACCGCGATCGGCTCCAGCCCGCGGGTGCTGCTGTTCCTGTTCGGCAGCAAGGACGGCCTGATCCGGGCCCTGCTCGCCCGCGCCCGCGCCGACGAACTCGAACTGCTCCGGCAGATCGACGAGCGGTACGACGACCCGCCCGGCCTGACGGTGATCGCGCGGGAGCTGTGGACCTGGCTGGCCGCGCCGGAACGCCGCCCGCTGATGACGTTCTGGGTCGAGGCCTACGGCCGCTCGCTGGTCGCGCCCGAGGGGCCGTGGGCGGACTTCGCCCGCTCGACGGTGGCCGACTGGCTCGAGCTCCTCGCGGCGAGCGAGCCCGGCCAGAGCGCGGCACGACGTACCGCCGTCCTGGCGATGCTCCGCGGGGCCCTGATCGACCTGCTGGCGACCGGCGACCTCGATCGCACGACGGCGGCCGTCGAGGACTACCTAGAGGACTAG
- a CDS encoding bifunctional RNase H/acid phosphatase — translation MTYSHVIVEADGGSRGNPGPAAYGALVRDPVSGKVIAQQGKTLGIATNNVAEYSGLIAGLELAAEYAPDASIEVRMDSKLVIEQMAGRWKIKHPDLQPLALKAQGLAPFGTEWTWVPRAQNAAADALANNALDGVPIPLRPETAPTTATPAPAASDQQKAMRGWGAAAEPPTQLFFLRHGETVHTAEKRFSGSGGDDPVLSTIGHEQAAAAAAYLARHGGIDAIVSSPMRRTRETASAVGERLGLSVVVDEGWVECSFGDWDGHTFAEVQEKWPDALNAWLESTSVAPPGGESFDACARRARSARDGLLARYPGKSVLVVTHVTPIKLMVRSVLQAPMASIFRMELRPGTITEAHWYADGLASLRSFNVQPVLV, via the coding sequence ATGACGTATTCGCACGTCATCGTCGAGGCCGACGGTGGTTCGCGCGGCAACCCGGGACCCGCGGCGTACGGCGCGCTGGTGCGCGACCCGGTCAGCGGGAAGGTGATCGCGCAGCAGGGCAAGACGCTCGGCATCGCGACCAACAACGTCGCGGAGTACTCCGGTCTGATCGCCGGGCTCGAGCTCGCGGCGGAGTACGCGCCGGACGCGTCGATCGAGGTACGGATGGACTCCAAGCTGGTCATCGAGCAGATGGCCGGGCGGTGGAAGATCAAGCACCCGGACCTGCAGCCGCTGGCGCTGAAGGCCCAGGGCCTGGCGCCGTTCGGGACCGAGTGGACGTGGGTGCCGCGGGCGCAGAACGCCGCCGCGGACGCGCTCGCGAACAACGCGCTGGACGGCGTGCCGATCCCGCTCCGGCCGGAGACCGCGCCGACGACCGCGACACCCGCACCGGCGGCTTCTGACCAGCAGAAGGCGATGCGCGGCTGGGGAGCGGCCGCCGAGCCGCCGACGCAGCTGTTCTTCCTGCGGCACGGCGAGACCGTGCACACCGCGGAGAAGCGGTTCTCCGGTTCCGGCGGCGACGACCCGGTGCTGAGCACGATCGGGCACGAGCAGGCGGCGGCCGCGGCGGCGTACCTGGCCAGGCACGGCGGGATCGACGCGATCGTGTCGTCGCCGATGCGCCGGACCCGTGAGACGGCGTCCGCGGTCGGCGAGCGGCTCGGGCTGAGCGTGGTCGTGGACGAGGGCTGGGTGGAGTGCTCGTTCGGCGACTGGGACGGGCACACGTTCGCCGAGGTCCAGGAGAAGTGGCCGGACGCGCTGAACGCCTGGCTGGAGTCGACGAGTGTCGCGCCGCCCGGCGGCGAGTCGTTCGATGCCTGCGCCCGCCGGGCCCGCTCGGCGCGCGACGGCCTGCTGGCGCGGTACCCGGGCAAGTCGGTCCTGGTGGTCACCCACGTGACGCCGATCAAGCTGATGGTGCGCTCGGTGCTGCAGGCCCCGATGGCCTCGATCTTCCGGATGGAACTCCGCCCCGGCACCATCACCGAGGCCCACTGGTACGCCGACGGCCTGGCGTCCTTGCGCTCCTTCAACGTGCAACCTGTCCTAGTCTGA
- a CDS encoding helical backbone metal receptor gives MKSAYDDLRDVVELPREVRRVVSIVPSLTESIAATHPALIVGATDWCTHPADLDVARVRGTKNPDLDRILELAPDVVVANAEENRADDLDALRAAGIAVWVTAPTTVPAALDSLGRMLSAIIGGEPPWLDEARAVWSAPYDGIRRRAVIPIWRRPWMALGRDTFAGDLLARIGVDNVLREWAERYPRIDPDALPEYDVVVLPDEPYAFSPDDGPEAFDRPARCVSGRHLTWYGPSLVEARAVLTGQLA, from the coding sequence ATGAAGAGCGCGTACGACGACCTGCGCGACGTCGTCGAACTACCCCGCGAGGTGCGTCGGGTGGTGAGCATCGTGCCGTCGTTGACGGAGTCGATCGCGGCCACGCATCCGGCGCTGATCGTTGGTGCGACCGACTGGTGTACGCATCCCGCGGACCTCGACGTCGCACGCGTCCGCGGTACCAAGAATCCTGATCTCGACCGCATCCTCGAACTCGCACCGGACGTCGTCGTCGCGAACGCCGAGGAGAATCGCGCGGACGATCTCGACGCGTTGCGCGCGGCCGGAATCGCGGTCTGGGTGACCGCGCCGACGACGGTGCCCGCAGCACTCGATTCGCTCGGCCGGATGTTGTCCGCGATCATCGGCGGTGAACCACCGTGGCTCGACGAAGCACGCGCGGTGTGGAGTGCGCCGTACGACGGAATACGCCGGCGGGCGGTGATACCGATCTGGCGTAGACCATGGATGGCGTTGGGCCGGGACACGTTCGCCGGCGATCTGCTCGCGCGGATCGGTGTCGACAACGTACTGCGCGAATGGGCCGAGCGATATCCGCGCATCGATCCGGACGCGTTACCGGAGTACGACGTGGTGGTCTTGCCGGACGAGCCTTACGCGTTTTCACCGGACGACGGTCCGGAGGCTTTCGACCGGCCGGCGCGCTGCGTATCCGGTCGGCATCTGACCTGGTACGGACCGTCACTGGTGGAGGCTCGCGCAGTGCTCACCGGACAGCTCGCGTGA
- a CDS encoding histone H1-like repetitive region-containing protein, with the protein MPAKKAAAGKATAKKASPAKKTVAKKASAAKTTTARKVSAAKKTATKKVSAAKKTAAKKTVAKKAPAKKTTAKKTTAKKAPAKKVTAKKTVAKKAPAKRATAAKKTAAKKTTTARKTTAAAKKTVAKKAGAAKKTVAKKAPAKKTAAKKTVAKKTAAKKAPAKRVAAKKAPARTAAKKSAVKKTAAKKAPARKAPARKTAARRVAR; encoded by the coding sequence GTGCCAGCCAAGAAGGCAGCCGCAGGGAAGGCGACAGCCAAAAAGGCTTCTCCCGCCAAGAAGACTGTCGCGAAGAAGGCCAGCGCCGCGAAGACGACGACCGCGCGCAAGGTCAGCGCAGCAAAGAAGACAGCGACGAAGAAGGTGAGTGCGGCCAAGAAGACCGCCGCCAAGAAGACGGTGGCGAAGAAGGCGCCGGCCAAGAAGACCACCGCCAAGAAGACCACCGCCAAGAAGGCTCCGGCGAAGAAGGTCACCGCGAAGAAGACCGTCGCGAAGAAGGCCCCGGCGAAGCGCGCGACCGCGGCCAAGAAGACGGCCGCGAAGAAGACGACGACCGCCCGCAAGACGACGGCCGCCGCCAAGAAGACCGTGGCGAAGAAGGCCGGCGCGGCGAAGAAGACCGTCGCCAAGAAGGCTCCGGCCAAGAAGACCGCGGCCAAGAAGACGGTCGCGAAGAAGACCGCGGCCAAGAAGGCGCCGGCGAAGCGCGTCGCCGCCAAGAAGGCGCCGGCCCGGACGGCCGCGAAGAAGAGCGCGGTGAAGAAGACCGCCGCGAAGAAGGCCCCGGCCCGCAAGGCTCCGGCCCGCAAGACCGCGGCCCGGCGGGTAGCCCGCTGA
- a CDS encoding peptidase S10 has protein sequence MANEEHSDTAAADKPQRPIKPVDDLVSTQHTLTVDGQELRYTATAGRVVLRQEVHTDGKFDGLQPKAEVFLTAYTLDLADSADSAEAADRPVTFAFNGGPGSSSVWLHLGLLGPRRVVSGDVGELAPPPYAIVDNAETLLKHSDVVFIDPVSTGFSRAAEGEKPADYHGFTRDLESVGEVIRLWTSRNGRWMSPKFLAGESYGTTRAAGLAAHLQERYGMYLNGVILISAVLEFGTLDFTPGNDLPYTLFLPSYAAIAHYHGLVPDRTLEEVLADAERFAAGRYPNALAQGNRIPADYRAEVVERLAALTGLSADYIDRVNLRIEHERFFAELLRPSRRTVGRLDGRFTGWNADYGLEKPDRDPSMSAIIGPYSAALNHYVRVELGYHNDLPYEIINLDVNRNWSFKEFEGQQITVAEKLAEAMRTNPHLKVHVASGHYDGATPYFATEHTLARLQLPADLTPNIETKYYPAGHMMYVHDDSRIQQSADLAAFITSASNRGS, from the coding sequence ATGGCGAACGAGGAGCACAGCGACACCGCGGCCGCGGACAAGCCGCAGCGGCCGATCAAGCCGGTCGACGACCTGGTCAGCACGCAGCACACGCTGACCGTCGACGGGCAGGAGCTGCGGTACACGGCGACCGCCGGGCGGGTCGTGCTCCGCCAGGAGGTGCACACCGACGGCAAGTTCGACGGGTTGCAGCCGAAGGCGGAGGTGTTCCTCACCGCGTACACGCTGGACCTCGCCGACTCCGCCGACTCCGCCGAGGCGGCGGACCGGCCGGTGACGTTCGCGTTCAACGGCGGGCCGGGGTCGTCGAGTGTCTGGCTGCACCTCGGGCTGCTCGGGCCGCGCCGCGTGGTCTCGGGTGACGTCGGCGAGCTCGCGCCCCCGCCGTACGCGATCGTCGACAACGCCGAGACGCTGCTCAAGCACAGCGACGTGGTGTTCATCGACCCGGTGTCGACCGGCTTCTCTCGCGCCGCCGAGGGGGAGAAGCCGGCCGACTACCACGGGTTCACCCGCGACCTCGAATCGGTCGGCGAGGTGATCCGGCTGTGGACGTCGCGGAACGGGCGCTGGATGTCGCCGAAGTTCCTGGCCGGCGAGTCGTACGGCACGACGCGCGCGGCCGGGCTCGCGGCGCATCTGCAGGAGCGGTACGGGATGTACCTGAACGGCGTCATCCTGATCTCGGCGGTGCTCGAGTTCGGGACGCTGGACTTCACGCCGGGCAACGACCTGCCGTACACGTTGTTCCTGCCGTCGTACGCCGCGATCGCGCACTACCACGGGCTGGTGCCGGACCGGACGCTCGAGGAGGTGCTGGCGGACGCGGAGCGGTTCGCGGCCGGGCGGTACCCGAATGCGCTTGCCCAGGGCAACCGAATTCCGGCGGACTACCGGGCCGAGGTGGTGGAGCGGCTGGCCGCGCTGACCGGGTTGAGCGCGGACTACATCGACCGCGTGAACCTGCGGATCGAGCACGAGCGCTTCTTCGCCGAGCTGCTGCGCCCGAGCCGCCGGACGGTCGGGCGTCTCGACGGCCGCTTCACCGGATGGAACGCTGACTACGGCCTGGAGAAACCGGACCGTGACCCGTCGATGAGCGCGATCATCGGCCCGTACTCCGCGGCGCTCAACCACTACGTCCGTGTCGAGCTCGGCTACCACAACGACCTGCCGTACGAGATCATCAACCTGGACGTCAACCGGAACTGGTCGTTCAAGGAGTTCGAAGGCCAGCAGATCACTGTCGCCGAGAAACTGGCCGAGGCGATGCGCACCAACCCGCACCTGAAGGTCCACGTAGCCTCCGGCCACTACGACGGCGCCACCCCGTACTTCGCCACCGAACACACCCTGGCCCGCCTACAGCTCCCCGCCGACCTGACCCCCAACATCGAAACCAAGTACTACCCCGCAGGCCACATGATGTACGTCCACGACGACTCCCGCATCCAACAATCCGCAGACCTCGCCGCCTTCATCACCTCCGCGTCGAACCGAGGATCCTGA
- a CDS encoding DUF952 domain-containing protein, with translation MATILHIAFADQWAAAVEAGCYRWSTRGKSLDDGATFIHASRPEQVAMVANFAYDDVTEPLCLLVIDTARLVSALCDEDLEGTGMSFPHIYGPLNLDAVVDVRPYDRGPDGLFPEVLPEAVS, from the coding sequence ATGGCGACGATTCTGCACATCGCGTTCGCGGACCAGTGGGCGGCCGCGGTCGAGGCCGGTTGCTACCGGTGGTCGACGCGCGGGAAGAGCCTCGACGACGGCGCGACGTTCATCCACGCCTCCCGCCCGGAACAGGTCGCGATGGTGGCCAACTTCGCGTACGACGACGTGACCGAGCCGCTGTGCCTGCTGGTGATCGACACCGCCCGCCTGGTGTCCGCGCTGTGCGACGAGGACCTGGAGGGCACCGGGATGAGCTTCCCGCACATCTACGGCCCGCTGAACCTGGACGCGGTGGTCGACGTCCGCCCGTACGACCGCGGTCCCGACGGCCTGTTCCCGGAGGTGCTGCCCGAGGCCGTATCCTGA
- a CDS encoding alkaline phosphatase D family protein: MTPPRAALDRRKFLGAVGGVAGLATLAQLPVGPANATPRPAGGNYPFTLGVASGDPTPSGVVLWTRLVPDKFVPGGGMPATKVPVEWQIALDAGFRRVVRTGTTWALPELAHSVHVEVEGLAPDSEWFYRFRYRSDVSPTGRTRTAPVRTGRNAEVKFAFASCQEWSSGYYSALRHLADEDLDLVLHLGDYVYEGGIPADGGYRKTPVPSVLRTAPRDVDRWRMQYALYKSDPDLQAAHARFPWMVTWDDHEVQNDYANTQSQYEGDISALRAAAYQAWYEHQPVRRPARPTGEGPRIYRRLQWGDLAQFDVIDGRQYRSVPPCGWGEADACEGGYDQSITMLGQTQEQWLYDGLQRSRAQWDVLASNVMLSRLDHDGAAGDLLWHDAWDGFPGARQRLIGAWERARTRNPVVVTGDWHSTFVNDIHADFDREGTPVVATEFVGTSLTSNGDGEVYGPYYGPMIKYNPHIKFFDGDRRGYVRCTIDRSEFRTDLRMVTTVSRADAPQYTYASFVVEDGRPGAVKV; this comes from the coding sequence ATGACTCCGCCCAGAGCAGCTCTCGATCGTCGCAAGTTCCTCGGTGCCGTCGGAGGTGTCGCCGGTCTGGCGACGCTCGCGCAACTGCCCGTCGGCCCCGCGAACGCCACCCCGCGGCCGGCCGGCGGGAACTACCCGTTCACGCTCGGCGTGGCCAGTGGCGACCCGACGCCGTCCGGCGTCGTGCTGTGGACCCGGCTCGTGCCGGACAAGTTCGTCCCCGGTGGCGGCATGCCGGCGACCAAGGTGCCTGTGGAGTGGCAGATCGCGCTCGACGCCGGGTTCCGGCGGGTGGTGCGGACCGGTACGACGTGGGCGCTGCCCGAGCTCGCGCACTCGGTGCACGTCGAGGTCGAAGGGCTGGCGCCGGACAGCGAGTGGTTCTACCGGTTCCGGTACCGCTCGGACGTGTCGCCGACCGGACGCACCCGGACCGCGCCGGTCCGCACCGGGCGGAACGCCGAGGTGAAGTTCGCGTTCGCGTCCTGCCAGGAGTGGTCGAGCGGGTACTACTCGGCCCTGCGGCACCTCGCCGACGAGGACCTCGACCTGGTCCTGCACCTCGGCGACTACGTCTACGAAGGCGGCATCCCGGCCGACGGCGGCTACCGCAAGACGCCGGTGCCTTCGGTACTGCGGACCGCGCCGCGCGACGTGGACCGCTGGCGGATGCAGTACGCGCTGTACAAGAGCGACCCGGACCTTCAGGCGGCGCACGCCCGCTTCCCGTGGATGGTGACCTGGGACGACCACGAAGTACAGAACGACTACGCCAACACGCAGTCGCAGTACGAGGGTGACATCTCGGCGCTGCGCGCGGCGGCGTACCAGGCCTGGTACGAGCACCAGCCGGTGCGGCGGCCCGCGCGGCCGACAGGTGAGGGGCCGCGGATCTACCGGCGGCTGCAGTGGGGCGATCTCGCGCAGTTCGACGTGATCGACGGCCGGCAGTACCGCAGCGTCCCGCCGTGCGGCTGGGGCGAGGCCGACGCCTGCGAGGGCGGGTACGACCAGTCCATCACGATGCTCGGCCAGACCCAGGAGCAGTGGCTGTACGACGGCCTGCAGCGGTCGCGGGCGCAGTGGGACGTGCTCGCGAGCAACGTGATGCTCAGCCGGCTCGACCACGACGGCGCCGCGGGCGACCTGCTCTGGCACGACGCGTGGGACGGGTTCCCGGGCGCTCGGCAACGGCTGATCGGGGCCTGGGAGCGGGCGCGGACGCGGAACCCGGTCGTCGTCACCGGTGACTGGCACTCGACGTTCGTCAACGACATCCACGCGGACTTCGACCGCGAGGGGACGCCGGTGGTGGCGACCGAGTTCGTCGGTACGTCGCTGACGAGCAACGGCGACGGCGAGGTGTACGGGCCGTACTACGGGCCGATGATCAAGTACAACCCGCACATCAAGTTCTTCGACGGCGACCGGCGGGGCTACGTGCGCTGCACGATCGACCGGTCGGAGTTCCGTACGGACCTGCGGATGGTCACCACGGTCAGCCGCGCCGACGCCCCGCAGTACACCTACGCGTCGTTCGTCGTCGAGGACGGGCGTCCCGGGGCGGTGAAGGTCTGA
- a CDS encoding NUDIX domain-containing protein, with amino-acid sequence MSESQLPPPGTVRRRTTARVLPVRPDGRVLLLHGWDPLKPQTPYWFTIGGGVELGETVAQAASRELREEVGIVLPADDLGLPVATNTIEFEYGGCRIIQHQTFFAVAVDSVDVTFANQEEIELQTISAHGWWYGDDLEATGQAAHVTIPGILRQATDAITLRRAS; translated from the coding sequence GTGAGCGAATCCCAGCTGCCACCACCAGGAACGGTCCGACGTCGTACGACGGCCCGCGTGCTGCCGGTGCGTCCGGACGGCAGGGTACTGCTGTTGCACGGCTGGGATCCGCTGAAGCCGCAGACGCCGTACTGGTTCACGATCGGCGGCGGCGTCGAGCTCGGCGAGACCGTCGCGCAGGCGGCGAGCCGGGAACTGCGGGAGGAGGTCGGCATCGTGCTGCCGGCCGACGACCTCGGTCTGCCGGTCGCGACGAACACGATCGAGTTCGAGTACGGCGGTTGCCGGATCATCCAGCACCAGACCTTCTTCGCGGTCGCGGTGGACAGCGTCGACGTGACGTTCGCGAACCAGGAGGAGATCGAGCTGCAGACGATCAGCGCGCACGGCTGGTGGTACGGCGACGACCTCGAGGCGACCGGTCAGGCCGCCCACGTGACGATCCCCGGCATCCTTCGCCAGGCGACCGACGCGATCACCTTGCGCCGAGCGTCCTGA
- a CDS encoding RNB domain-containing ribonuclease, translated as MPLQRVRFAEEVPEVFRASLRDIRRELEVPDGFPPEVTAAAEAAAANARLPELDRTDLEFVTIDPPDSMDLDQALHIERAGDGFTVHYAIADVAAFVQAGDPIDTEARRRGVTLYAPDKRTPLHPPELSEGAASLLPDQVRPALLWTMTLDAAGELTGVTCERALVKSRAKLNYAGVQKDLDAGTAPESLQLLREVGKLREQRELERGGVNLPIPDQEVVTSNHGWGLEFRAPLPVEGWNAQISLLTGMAAAQLMLNGRIGILRTLPESHDDLRRKLGNTAKALGIEWPDETTYAEFIHGLDPTVPAHAAMLAACTVLFRGAGYTAFDGTVPEHPQHAAMKAEYAHVTAPLRRLVDRWTGEICVALSAGTEVPAWVRESMAELPKIMDEADRRANAYERSIVSMVEAGLVADQVGSEFDGVITDVDERDDGRGIVALSKFAIEGRVTGTALPLGQRVRVKLVEADIAKRTVSFELVL; from the coding sequence ATGCCGCTGCAGAGGGTTCGATTCGCCGAGGAAGTGCCGGAGGTCTTCCGGGCGTCGTTGCGGGACATCCGCCGGGAGCTGGAGGTTCCGGACGGGTTCCCGCCCGAGGTGACGGCCGCGGCGGAGGCAGCGGCGGCGAACGCGCGGCTGCCGGAGCTCGACCGCACCGACCTCGAGTTCGTGACGATCGATCCGCCGGACTCGATGGACCTCGACCAGGCGCTGCACATCGAGCGCGCCGGCGACGGGTTCACCGTGCACTACGCGATCGCCGACGTGGCCGCGTTCGTGCAGGCCGGCGACCCGATCGACACCGAGGCCCGGCGCCGCGGCGTGACCCTCTACGCGCCGGACAAGCGCACCCCGCTGCACCCGCCGGAGCTCTCCGAGGGCGCGGCGTCGCTGCTGCCCGACCAGGTCCGTCCCGCGCTCCTGTGGACGATGACGCTCGACGCTGCCGGTGAGCTGACCGGCGTCACCTGCGAGCGCGCGCTGGTGAAGTCGCGCGCCAAGCTCAACTACGCCGGCGTCCAGAAGGACCTCGACGCCGGTACTGCGCCCGAGTCGCTGCAACTGCTGCGCGAGGTCGGCAAGCTCCGCGAGCAGCGCGAACTCGAGCGCGGCGGCGTGAACCTGCCGATCCCGGACCAGGAGGTCGTCACCTCCAACCACGGCTGGGGCCTGGAGTTCCGGGCGCCGCTGCCGGTCGAGGGCTGGAACGCGCAGATCTCACTGCTCACCGGGATGGCCGCCGCGCAGCTGATGCTGAACGGCCGGATCGGCATTCTGCGGACGCTCCCCGAGTCGCACGACGACCTCCGGCGCAAGCTCGGCAACACCGCCAAGGCGCTGGGCATCGAGTGGCCCGACGAGACGACGTACGCCGAGTTCATCCACGGCCTGGACCCGACGGTGCCCGCGCACGCGGCGATGCTCGCGGCCTGCACGGTCCTGTTCCGCGGCGCCGGCTACACGGCCTTCGACGGCACCGTGCCGGAGCACCCGCAGCACGCGGCGATGAAGGCGGAGTACGCCCATGTGACCGCGCCACTGCGGCGGCTGGTGGACCGCTGGACGGGCGAGATCTGCGTGGCGCTCTCGGCCGGGACCGAGGTGCCGGCGTGGGTCCGCGAGTCGATGGCCGAGCTGCCGAAGATCATGGACGAGGCGGACCGGCGCGCGAACGCCTACGAGCGGTCGATCGTCAGCATGGTCGAGGCCGGGCTGGTGGCGGACCAGGTCGGCTCCGAGTTCGACGGCGTGATCACCGACGTCGACGAGCGGGACGACGGCCGCGGCATCGTCGCGCTCAGCAAGTTCGCGATCGAGGGCCGCGTCACCGGGACGGCGCTGCCGCTCGGCCAGCGGGTCCGCGTCAAGCTCGTCGAGGCCGACATCGCCAAGCGGACCGTGTCCTTCGAACTAGTCCTCTAG
- a CDS encoding GNAT family N-acetyltransferase: MTKLIRKLGQPGDLGWVVQSHAEIYAAEYGWGAAYEALIAQIVSAYASDHDDEREAAWIAEVDGERAGSIFCVRGPDETTAQLRLLLVTPAARGLRLGAELVDTCLAFARNAGYKRMVLWTNDPLVAARHIYLARGFRLTGSEVHNLWGQDLLGQTYELDL, encoded by the coding sequence ATGACGAAACTGATCAGGAAGCTGGGGCAGCCGGGTGACCTCGGCTGGGTGGTGCAGTCGCATGCGGAGATCTATGCGGCGGAGTACGGCTGGGGTGCGGCGTACGAGGCGCTGATCGCGCAGATCGTGTCGGCGTACGCGTCCGACCACGACGACGAGCGCGAGGCCGCGTGGATCGCGGAGGTGGACGGCGAGCGGGCGGGCAGCATCTTCTGCGTGCGCGGCCCGGACGAGACGACGGCGCAGCTGCGGCTGCTCCTGGTGACACCGGCCGCGCGCGGGCTGCGGCTCGGGGCCGAGCTCGTCGACACGTGCCTGGCGTTCGCGCGGAACGCCGGGTACAAGCGGATGGTGCTGTGGACGAACGATCCGCTGGTCGCCGCGCGGCACATCTACCTGGCGCGCGGATTCCGGCTGACCGGTTCCGAAGTACACAATCTGTGGGGACAGGACCTGCTCGGGCAGACGTACGAGCTGGACCTCTAG
- the map gene encoding type I methionyl aminopeptidase — protein sequence MSILTPGVISPRRDVPASIPRPEYVGKPAPTPFDGSYVTSPELIDRMRVASKLAAQALQAVGAAAKPGVTTDELDAVGHEYLVERGAYPSTLGYRGYPKSLCTSVNEVICHGIPDDRPLEDGDIVNVDITAYLDGVHGDTNATFLVGEVDEASRLLVERTREALNRGIKAVKPGRQVSIIGRVIESYAKRFGYGVVRDFTGHGISTAFHSGLIIPHYDDERFDDVIEPGMTFTIEPMLTLGTYDYDLWDDGWTATTKDKSRTAQFEHTLVVTDTGAEVLTLP from the coding sequence ATGTCGATCCTCACTCCTGGCGTCATTTCGCCGCGCCGCGACGTTCCTGCTTCCATCCCGCGCCCGGAATACGTCGGCAAGCCGGCGCCGACGCCGTTCGACGGTTCCTATGTGACGTCGCCGGAGCTGATCGACCGGATGCGGGTCGCGAGCAAGCTGGCCGCGCAGGCGTTGCAGGCGGTCGGCGCCGCGGCGAAGCCCGGGGTGACCACGGACGAGCTGGACGCGGTCGGTCACGAGTACCTGGTCGAGCGCGGTGCGTACCCGTCGACGCTCGGGTACCGCGGCTACCCGAAGTCGTTGTGTACGTCGGTCAACGAGGTGATCTGCCACGGCATCCCCGACGACCGGCCGCTCGAGGACGGCGACATCGTCAACGTCGACATCACGGCGTACCTGGACGGGGTGCACGGCGACACCAACGCGACGTTCCTGGTCGGTGAGGTCGACGAGGCGAGCCGGCTGCTCGTCGAGCGCACCCGCGAGGCGCTGAACCGGGGCATCAAGGCGGTCAAGCCCGGCCGGCAGGTGAGCATCATCGGGCGCGTGATCGAGTCGTACGCGAAGCGCTTCGGGTACGGCGTGGTCCGCGACTTCACCGGCCACGGGATCTCGACGGCGTTCCACTCCGGGCTGATCATCCCGCACTACGACGACGAGCGCTTCGACGACGTGATCGAGCCCGGCATGACGTTCACCATCGAGCCGATGCTGACGCTCGGCACCTACGACTACGACCTCTGGGACGACGGCTGGACCGCCACCACCAAGGACAAGTCCCGCACCGCCCAGTTCGAACACACCCTCGTCGTCACCGACACCGGCGCCGAAGTACTCACCCTGCCGTGA